Part of the Vigna angularis cultivar LongXiaoDou No.4 chromosome 1, ASM1680809v1, whole genome shotgun sequence genome, TACTTGTAATGCATTATAGTCTGATTCAGTAGGTACTATATGAAACAGTGTGATTTATGTTGTGTGTGCTTTTTCCTTCATTGCTGATTAGTGAACTCAAAACCTTTTTATTGAACTTGTTATCTTCTGCTTCTTGGAATGTAATGTTAAAGCCTAGAGTGTGGCGTAAATAACTAAAAGATAGTTAGCATAAgagtttgttattttattcaataacaTGTTCAAAAGATTGTACCATCTGAAGTTAAGGACATTAGAGGAAAACTTTCTTCTTTGACTAGTGTGCTAAAGGTTCTTCCTTTTTGCTTATTGAGAGAGCTAATATAATTTCCAATTTGGTATGGTTACAGATATTCGCGTGAAGGAGCCCACACTAGAATCTTTGTGCAGGTTGATTttcaaaatagtatttttttttctttctcctgtTTCTCGTGTAGGTGTTGCTGAAGTTCTGTCAGTCATTGTAATGTTCTGGTAGTATCATGACATTCATTGAATTGTTTAGTTTGAGGCTTTTCTTTGTATGTTTCATGTATCCTTTTTATTGTGGTCATTTCAGAGGAAAAAAAGCTTATGAACCACCCAGATATATGACGATAAACACAGCCATTGAGCAGCTTTTGGAGATTATGCAAGATCGTAAAGAATCTGGTGAGTTCCTAAGCATTAACACCACAGTAGTTTTGATAAATTTCAACTGTAAATTGTTTGCTTCTTGATTGCATtaatttcaaatgtttttaGACCTTTGAAATTTGGGCTGGATACCTTATTACTTCTTGAATGTTTGAATCCATTCCCATTCCCACAGACATTCATAAGTTTCCATGCTTTTGTAATCTGCTCTCTTGGCTGCGTATTTGTTAAGGTGAAATAGTACATTTCTTATCTGGAGAATTTATCAATTCCTTGCTTTTACCAAATCATTGGCTGTATCCTAATTTGTCTGTTGACTGTATATTATGATCACCAGTTCTAGATTTTTTACATGTCAAATTGCTTTGTTTTCAAAGATATTTGAGGTGTTGTTAAAGATCAGTCACTTATGTAATTATGGTCCTTGTTTCTCTGCCCCATGTCTTTATTTGTGGTTCTTAAATGTATGCCCTAGTATTTTCTCATCAGGATCCAATCTTCACTGTGGTAAGCGcttatactttatatatatttgtcacAAGAAATATATGCATCTAGTTTATAGTGGCCTTCCCCTGTTTGCCTTGTAGCCTATACTGAGGATACCGAGTGTGTTGGGCTTGCACGGCTTGGTAGTGAAGATCAGATAATAGTAGCTGGAACAATGAAGCAGTTGCAGTTAATTGATTTTGGAGCACCTTTACATTGCCTTGTCATAGCAGGCAATACCCATCCTGTGGAGGAAGAAATGCTGGATTTTTACAGATGCAGAACATAGATACTTAAGACAGCAGGACCAATTTAATTTAGCATAAGGGACTTGCTGGTTTTTTGTAGGGGCCCTTTATTTTTGCTCTTTATGTAAAACAATTTTGTTTCTAATCAGGGCtaaaacttaactaaaattCATTGGTGGATGGAGAGTTATGGGTCTTGAAATGTATTCAGCCCCCCAAAAGTGATTATTTTCTCAGTTGTAACTATATATCCAATTGAAATTGGCACCTATGTTATTTTGCTTTCTATCAGATCCTGTGTTCTAGTCTTTGCttagtttattaaataatttggtTTATGATGTTCTGCTTAACCTAGTTCGctgttgatgttttttttttgtttctataaCAACTCGTGTTAtgaatttttctattatttattttgtttcttaaattCGACCTATAACGACTAGGACACCATTATAAAGTTGTTTCTTTTGTGAACAAAATTATGCTAAATAAAGTGTATTACCTGGTAGTAGCAAGGATTTGAACAATGAATGAATTAACTCATTCTGATAAatataaggtttaatgtcttggtaggtccctatttttggcgtgaatctcaaataggtttttttttttttcggcgtctcaatggggtctttttttgtgtaaaattgcaGCAATAaggggtctgccgtcaaatttaACAAATGGCCGTTTAAATTTGGCTTACGTGGTATGGTGAGTGTATTCATTATCTGACGTGgcatttaaaacaaattttgtattaaaaatttggcCTACTTGGTATGGTGAGTGTATTCATTATCTACGAAACGCTGCGTATGAACCCTCCGGTTCCGCTGCAGTTCGGTCGCGCTCGGAAGGACTTCCGTTTGACTTCTCACGACTCCGTTTACGACGTGAAGAAGGGGGAGTTGCTATGCGGCTTCCAGAAGCTCGTAATGAGAGACTCTCTCATCTTCGACGAACCGGACCTCTTTAAGCCGGACCGGTTCACGAAGGAAAAAGGGGCCCAGTTGCTGGACTATTTGTATTGGTCCAATGGGCCTCAAAGTGGGTCACCCACTCTGTCCAATAAACAATGCGCCGGCAAGGACGTTGTCGCCCTCACTGCGGCCTTGCTTGTGGCTCACCTGTTTCGCAGGTATGATTCCATCACCGGCGATAGCAGTTCCATCACTGCCCTTCAAAAGTCTAAGTGAACTCAAGgctaaatttttatttccacTTGGAGATTCTACTTAATCTATGCACACACGTGCTGATAATGATATCTTTTTATCCAAGAGTTTAAATGCAAGATTATGCTACTCTTTCATACCACTGTCatatatctttttatcttttaatctgAAGTAAAAGTATGACGAAGCTCGTTAAAACTAAGGTTTGCATGGACACGTGACATAAAGTGCATAGTGCTTGATATATTGATTTGAGATATTCCCCCAAATTCCCCTGAAGCTCAACATTATTTTTTGGCAACTTTGATAAAATGATTGGTGATATTCTTATCTCTCTCGATAGACTTATGTCCATgttatgtaaatttatttttgacaaaaaaagGCAATAATATAATTGCTTATTGGCAAATTCCACATAAGCCATATAACAAGTCTGCCCTTTCATACTCTCTCCGTCTTAATGACAAATCTACATAATCCGACCGTGGAACAAACAAACTTTGGTTCAATGCATTTTATAATACAGGACTTGTTTGAGTAATTCTAAAAGaattagacaaaaataaaataaatttttttctacaaGTTAGAACGAATTTATGTACActtcaaaaatcattttctaagaAAGCTAATACAGAATAATTTCTATAAactaatttatgtataaatcaattttaccTTATTGTAAAACTAACTTTAATATCTATGAAGAAATTTATCTAAATATGTCTGCATAAATCCTTCTGTTAATAACTAATCCTTCCTCAGTGCATAAACAATTAGGTCGCCTACATTCATTTAGGTTTAATGCACACCTCAGGCAAACAAAAATGGTATCTCTGTAGTTCAATGCCATATTTCCAGAATAAGCTACAGTCAGAATTGATTTCAAACCAGAACTTTCAGAAACAAGTAGTCACACAATTTTGTTATGTAAGAAGTTTGTCACAAAAAACCTAACACTTCTCAGCTTTCAACTGTCTTAAATATATAGTAAGTACCAAAAATGGAGGTTAGAAATACAGCAACATTTGTATTAGGATTTTACAGTTTTGACTCTTAAAGGATATACCAGAATTATAAGGGACCTATGATGATGATTGGCTACTACCCCAACTATATATAACTTCCATTTGAAAGTAGTATGTAGGCCAGTGCAGTCTAAGCAGAGTGCAGTTTCCCTTTAGAGCGAGAATTAGATTTGGCAAGCCCTTCTTGCCATCCTTTGTGACGAGCTCTCAGTTCCCATAATGCAGAGAGGTTCTTCTGAGCCACTAAGGCCATCTCAGCCTTTTCCCTGGCTTCCTCACATGTCTCCATTCCTGAATTACACTTGTCTGCTTCTTTTTGATACTGAGATGCAATCTTCTTAGATTCCAGCAGACCCATGTCAGCACGACGCTGATTTTTCAAAGCTTCAGTTTCCCGGAGATTTAGTTCTTCTGACAGTAGCTCTGCAACATTGTTTTCGGTGTCTCCATCCACCTTTGGATCGTGCTTTGCACAATCTAAATGACAATTCAATTAATCGAGGGAAGAAACAGCAATTGGACATGAAAAACAGGCATAGAAACAGCAGGCTCTGATGACACAGCTGCAGGCAAAATAAAAATTCTGTCCTCTTCTTCATGCAGACAAATATCAAATACGAGAGTTTGTTTgattaaatttgtataaaaatactcataggaaagaagaagaaatttttttcatgaacTATAAATTAACTTATGAATAAGTTCATCTATAACAATTCCCTCATGTTAACTTCATGACCATTTCCTATTAGTGATGAAAATGATGCATCACACCAAACCATGAATACCATGTCACTCAAACAAGTTTGTTCTTTCATTTGAACACAACATATTATATGCTTCAGAGAAAATGGTTTGCAACACTAGACGAGTACCCCGAAATTTTGTTTAGCACTGTAGAATACTAGGTTGAAATAAATCAGAACTCTATATTATATACCACAAAATCTTTGCATAacagatttttcaaaaacaagaaaatttggcaaaagaaataaatcaaattttataaaaggaaaacaaacaaatatgcTGATAGTTCGCCCAACCTAAAAAGAAACGAGTTAGCTTATTAAATGAGTGAGAGTAACTATGTAACTTCGGCTCTTGTCATCACACAAATATGCTTCAGATTCAGTCATAGAGAGGTCACGATAATAAAGAAAGGTTTACTCATGCAGAGTACATCAGCTGAGATATTTCACAGGAATTCATTCAGGAAACCAACCTTCAAATGAAGAGTTGCTGAGCGCTGCATAAATACAGATAAAGAAACTGGAATAAGCACATGATTGACTTGGTGTGCAATCAAGAGAACGCAACAACAATCATAATGAAACAACAGTCTCAATTGGAACCACTATTGCTTTGACAGCACATACAGAAATAAATAATCTACAGATTTATTAAAGATAAGCAAGCAAAAGCTGTAGAAATGTTTCAAGGCTATTGGGCTTAGGTTAGTATTTCTCTTAATTTAGAATACAAATAGGCTAAGCCATGATACTCTTGTTTTATTGCGAGTTTCATGGTGAATGCTATGTGACAACCACATGTAACCAAGCAAAAGGGGACCCtggtaattaattaaaaaaaattactttcacAGTATCAGTATACAAGAgactaatatttaattaaggAAAGTTACAGCCTAATTAAGCTAGGGCAAGCCTATTGAATATTGTTTATGCCACTTAATAAGTCCCCGTATGATTACTTGATGCAACTTGAGAGACCTAGAACAGATTTCAATCCAGAAGTAGCAGTAATAacgaaacaaagaaaaaagaagaagaagaagatctaAATTGGAAGCACATGAGTGATGAAAGaagttattttgaagaaagaagaaattggTAAGATGTTGAAGgcagaaaaggaaaaaggtaAAAGGGGTGGAATTGAACTAGAGGGAAAGTATATATACATTGGGGAATGGAAATGATGGGTTGGGAAGAACAATCACAGACACAGGGagtgcaagaagaagaagaagaatggttGAGGAGTTCGACGAGGTGCCAGTAGAGAGGAGGACCCACTATGTAGCCCGCAATGGACAGCGCCGCCACCCACAAACCAAACCTCACCACAACGCCGCCACAATTCAAACCCATCTCTCTCACAAACTCACCATACCACATTGgccaaatttttaatacaaaattcgttttaaatgccacgtcAGATAATGAATACACTCACCATATCACGTAGCCTAAATTTATACGGTCGTTTGTtgaatttgacggcagacccctaattactgcaattttaaacaaaaaaggaCCTAATTGAAACgccgaaaaaaaaaaaaggatctatttgagattcacgccTAAGGActtaccgagacattaaacctaaatataattttcaaaaataagttaaatttcaattgaagtaatataaaattattttatcttttaaatattgcttggataaaatgattaaaatttattaaattttatttttctcatttaataaaatttaattatgcaaATAGCTGGACCCAGCTACGCTACAAACTAGCTAAAAAGTATAACAAAATCCTTCTACACATTTAGTTTCCTCATTCTGTACTGTTTGCCACACCTTTCATCCAATACATGGAAACGGCGATTTCCAGATTTCTCAGACTAATGTCATTTCATGCAATATTactttacttttcagtatttggCAATGGTTGgagaaaatatttgataaatttaggaaaataatgaattaatgatacagattgaaataaaaaagaaataaaaataatagtcaattgtaaatattttaaaaaaacaattagcAGATTCATTGGTAATAATCATATTAGCACCTTCAATTAGAATCCGGCAGTTTCCACACATATCACATGAATAAAACTTCATTTAACAATTTCTCAATGAGATTAAGTGGCACATGACATTGATATATGAACTACAACTTAACTATTTTGGACACAACCATCAGATCTCGTCCTAGTCAACCATATCAGTGTGTCTTTTGCTTCTCCTGTACCATAGACATAGAAGCAGAAACAAAATTCATTGGAAAACTATGTGACTTGGTTCCAAGTTCCATTGATGTAAAAATGTCAACTCATCTATTGATGTAAAGAGTTCTTGCTATCAGAAGCTATTATCTAACTTACCTGAGATATTGCTTGAATTTGATTAATCTCTTCTTCTTATGCATGCAATTTTTCTTCCGACATCATGTAGAACTCAGTTGACAGGATCAggacaacaaataaaaattcgTAATAAACAGAAATGATTCAAAAAATAACAGTTAACAGGATCAGGACAGCAAATAAAATTCATACACATAAAACATTAATCATGTAACTCTCCATTGATGTTGAAACTGTAATCTTGGTCGGAGGAGGCATGGACTCAAAAGAAAATACGTGGGAAAGCACACAACAAATTTGGGGAGGTAGAGAGAGGTGATATTCACTTCAAATATTCTCTGCAATAATAAACTTATCAGGAAGAATTGGTCACTTGGAGATAATaatgtcaaattttaaattctaaaccTATTTCGTTAGATAAAAATGTCCTGTGTTCATGAGGTATTGAATGCTGATCCCGCTCATCCTTGTGCAGCTTTGCTGGATAACATCAGAAGGCTCGGATCTCATGATTGGAAGACTTAAGATtcaaaaaagagagaaaaataaattttaaagaggTTGAAAGACCCCTTTtatgatcttctatttataacgatagaaatataatacaatgagaaaataaaagatcTAAAGATTGCATTAGACTCCTAAGTACAGAACTAGAAATAAATCATAGGCACAGCAGAAAGTAGTTCCCAACACAACTACTTTCTCTCTAGATTTTAATACTTATTCTAGTACTTCCTATCAAACTAGagcatataaattatatataccaATATGAGGTCTTTTTAAGGACTTagtcaatatatttataaattggtCGTTAGATCTGACAAAttcaatacaaattttttttgacaataattttttctaaataaaatgacaatcaataaTCAATTTCTATGTGTTTAGTTCTCTTATGGAATGTAATTCTCTTATGGAATACTACATTCGACGCAATGTGGAGAATaacttggttatcacaataccTTCATTGTCTgaatttcaaagaatttaaactCTAGGAGTTGTTTCACTCTTACTtttccaaaaaataatatttcttccAAGAAAACACAACATCCCGTAGTAGAGTGCTGGTAGCCTTTTAGTAACATCAGGCCAACAAAATCCGATAGTTTCCCTCTAATGTAAGGGATACATGGGAATCAATCCACAGAGATGGagaaaattaagtttttagtttGTATTTTTATCCTTGCTAAAACTGGAAACAATGGgggaatgaaaaaaatataaaaagaaactaTCTAAGTGCACTTAATGCATGCTTTCAGAATGTAAAGTGCTGTAAAAATTGATGCAAGAATGCCTAAAATGATGCAGAATGGTTATTTTAAGAATCTCGTTTATGCAAGTACGCAAGGGAACTAAAATGCAGAATTTTATGAAGTAATGCATGTAACAAGTCTAATTTATCCTAATAATGAGTAATATGCAGTTATAATGCTAAATGGAATGCAAAAACTGAAATCATGCATGTGAACCTAAAACTAGCAGATTTGACAGCATATGTACACATGTTTAAGACCAAATCTGCTTTCTTATAATGCTAATGCAGAAAATATACATGCAGTAATTGGAACAAGTTTAAAGTGATATTTATGAATGAATAATACAAGCTAAAAGCAATGAATGTATGCATGGCTAAAAACCTACAACTGAAACCTGAATTTTACAGATTTACAAAACCTGATGCAGATATGAAGATTCAACATAAATTCTGTCCAAAATGCTATCCAATgcagaatgaaaagaaaatactatGAATGGAGAtagttgaatatagtgaaaactgtgtatgagattaatctctcttgtattgaatatacacataggatcctttatttataatagaagaaatatgtaTTAAGCCCAAAacacaaataagaaataataacaaacgaactaaagataaaagataaatataaaataaagatagtaTATCCAACACTCCCTCCCAAGCTGGTGCATACAAATCCTATTAACCAaacttgttactaatataattaaagacTTAGTAAAAATATCTGTTTTTCCACTTAAGTGACACCAAATTGCTAATGATTAGCAAAAACGACATTGAAGACAAAATACCAACCCAGAAGACTCCCTCTCAGCAACAAATCTGGGAGGTTTCTCCATGTAAATCTTTTCTTACAAATCACCATTGAGGAATGTATTGTTGACCTCCAGTGAATAAAGAGGTCATTGTTGAAGAGTCACCAcgattataaataaactaacaaaaatcaTCTTTGCCACGGGAGAAAAAGCATATATGGACAGATCAAACACAATGGTGATAGAAGGGAGGTCAAAAGGGACAACAACATAAGAAGTCATTGATGAACAGGAGAGAGAAACCTTAAAAATCTAAGATTCTCCAACCAAGAcacctgaaaaaggaaaaaaaagcaACCTCAATGCTCTAAATAGTTGCCTGATAGGAGATGGGACGTGCAACAATGCACAACGAACctaaaagaggaaaaataacGACCTCGACGCTCTAAATTGGCTGAGACGCGCGACCATGCACAACGAAtttgaaagaggaaaaagagtgACCTCAACGCTCTAAATCCCTGCGAGATGTGCTACCATGCATAACGGAAAAGGGAGCAAATCCACAACTTCAAAAAGCGTTGAGCGCACATAGGAGCTCCGATGAAAGCGTCTTGACAACACAATGGTCGCTTGGCCGAAACGATCAAAACTGTGATCGTTAGTTGAAACTGGAACTCCAGTAGTGGCAGCAGTAGACGATGACGCCACCGGCAACAATAGACGATGACGCCACTGGCAGCAGTAGATGGCGCTGCCGCGGGCAGCAGCAGGTGTCGTGATAGAGGCaacaaaaatttgtttttcctCAAAATAACCTGGCGATACCATGTTAAATTtagtgaaaactatgtatgagattaatctctcttacgttgaatatacacatagggttctctatttataatagaaaaaaaaatggttaagttcaaaatacaaataaaaaataataacactaattaaagataaaagataaatataaaatatagataatatCTCTAACAGAGATAAACTGCATATGCAATGGTTCCTACACATCTAGAATAATGAGATGTGATGAAGGATGACATTTAATCATGAAAGAAATACACATAATCTAAGTCACTTCTTGATCCTAAGGGTGGCAGTAACCTTCGTGGTGTTGTAACCATGCTCTACAAAATGCAATGTGTTAAATTGAAAAAGTACCAAACGATGCTAGAATATGAAAGCTGTATGCTAAACATGGATGCTATTGCACAGGATCATGAATCACAACTAAATCTATCAATGACAGCATTATGGATTTATGTGTTATTTTCAGTTTATACAATAAAGAATattattcttctttctcttttcaattatGGATTCCTAACAAATTGGTTCTACTTGCCAAATCAAGATGGGGTGGAAGCATGGAAGGGAGAGTCGGTGCCTTGGAAAGATTGACCAACGAACGGGGTAGAGCCATAGTCAAATTAAGGAAAAGTTTCCAAGAATTGGAAGAAATGATACAGGAATACCAAAATCAAGAAAGGGACTTAAAAGGAAGTGAGAAATCTatcatgaaaggaaagaaagagggaAAAACGGGTATGGATGCTAAGAAAGATAGTCTGTGAAACATCAATAAAGGCAAGAAATTCTTTGAAGGAGAATTTCAAGAGTCAGTCAAAATCTAATTATGATCAAGAGTtgtaaaatcaatttcatcaagCAAGAAGAAAACAGAACGTAAAGATGTGCAAGAACtaaaatccaaaacaaaaacaacttgAAATCATACAAGAACAGTAAAGAATGCATGAAGAGTAAATTGGATTGGGAAAGAATTGGAGGAACAACTTGTATTGAAACTGGGAAAATTTACAGCGAGACTATATTAGACAGAGGGATTTACAATTTTGTAAAACAATGACAATGCTTCCAGGATCTTCAAGtctacaaattttaatttatcaccAGATATTTATCTAGATTGAAACCAGCTATCTCAGCCTCCTTGCAGATCTCTATGCACTTCGCAGTCCTCCCAGAGGCCATGTAAATTTGAAGCATGTCCTTGTATAAGCCAAAAGTGGGAGAAAATCCAGCCtctttaagttttgaaaaatatctCATGGCCCTAGATAGATCATTCAGAGCAACAAACAGTTTTATTACCGCACGATAAGCAGGAAGGTTAAAAAGGCAATTAGAAGACTCCATCTCCCAAACTACAGCCAATGCCTCTCTGTATTTCTTCTCTGTGTAACGGCTGTGAATAACAGAAGTGAACATAACTATGCTTGGTTGATAGCTAGACTGCTTGAACCAACTAAACAGGCTCTCAACTACTTCAAATTTCTCCATCTTAACACATACTTTCATTATAGCAGTACAATCTTGCTGGCTTAAATTCAATTCTTCTCGTTCTCCAAGTTCATCCAACAAGGGCAACACATGCCTGTGTCTGTCAGGGTTCTTTCCAAGTTCTAATATTAACTTAGCATAAATGCTAGAATCCAACATTCTTTTATCCCTTCTGGCAACTATTAGAACCTTCCACGCAAGTCTAAGGTTCCCACCCTTTATAAAACCCTTGATCATTGCCTCCAATACCGCACGACTTGCCAGACCAGTATACTGGTCAATGTTGAACGGAATTCTTAACTCATGGTTCCTAGCCAAGACCTCAACAGTTGAGGCCAGAATCCAATCATCCGGGAAGAGATGTGGTTGATTTTGTGCCCATAAGAATGTCTGCAGAGCTCTCTCAGGGAATCCCATATGACCTAATTCCCTTATTGTCAATGACAACGACCCTTTTCTCAGGAACTGCACCCACTTCCCAAGAACTTTAGATACATCTTCAGCTGGACCAAGTCTACTCATTTCTCTTGCCAGTCCAACTAGGAAACTCGGGCTTTTGTACACTTTCTTAGCCATAGAAGCCCGTGAAGAAACTACAGCTGGAGCTGTCaattttacttgtgtttttgGTTTGGGTAGCCCCAAAGGTCGGAGCTTGTAGGGAGCTGGGAGAGGAAGAGGCCTTTCTCGATGTAATTTTCCAGGCTTTTGCGGAATTCTACCTTGGAAAAGTGATGAGATGGCTTCAAGCTCATCTGATTCCCAAACAACACCAATATTTTCATCCTCCTCTTCGTCATTCTCTTCATTGATATCAAAATCATCCTCAGTTGGTTTAGAGGTGGTGCTAGGCTTCTTCAAGAACAAATTAACACCAAAATCTGGAGGTTGCTTAGGATATGGTCGATACCGATTATCCTTTGGTGGTGGTCTTCTTCTTTTCGAATGTGCTGCTAAAGTGACTCTTCTGTAGTTGCAACAAATTCTTCCCACCGGAATAAAATAAACACAGGGAAATGAAAAGGTGCAGTACATTATTCACTAGTACGAATTAAAAATGTGGCAGTTGGATTGTCATTCAGAACCTGCAAAGAACATAATCGTCATGTGTGTATTTTGTTCGGTGtagaacttttatcaaacaaataGTGTGCATATTTCAGCACCAAACCCGAAAAATAAGTTACTTCTTATTGGAAAGAATTGAACTTGCCGAATTGGGATGACGAATCTCAATTCCATGAACACACAAACAGCTTTTATTTCATTCGGGTTAAACGGCAAatctataattgttttttattcactccaaagataatttattttttaggttcTCAAATTGTACttgatgaataaaatattgattagaCTGAATGCAAATCCCTAAATTTGTAGAAAAATGAGTATAAGAAATATTAGGGAATGAGAGAAATCGTTGGGGAGGGTGAGTGTACCTGGTGAAGAGTGTATTTAATGGAGAGGGGAGAGGTTTCTAGGAATGAAAGGGTCTGTGAGAAAAGTTACTCTGCCCAAATCAGAAAAAGAATATATGTGTATCTATTTTACAGTAGCGAGGACAACAAGTGTGTTGGCTCTGCACGGCTTAGTAGTCAGTATCATTAGTAGCTGAGACTGAGGTATTGGCAAAATCTTTGATTTTATGGAGGGCAACCTgtagttttttataaattaacaccattacatgtttttttttttaaactctaCCTTAGCTTTGTTTTTTCAGAATAACTGCAGAAACAATTGTTCAAGAATGTATTCGACATTTGTTCACTTAGAGCGAaagatttgagaaaaaaaaaatgaatgaatttgagaataaattgagtgttatttttttaaaaggatttgaagatgaatttagaagtaaaagTTATATAAGATTTGATCTATGTGacaaataaaaatgatgttttaataaataggaaataaatattactaaaatgtCATTagtgaaattatataaaagaaaaatgatatttattaataacatttatttttaaa contains:
- the LOC108341377 gene encoding probable inactive linolenate hydroperoxide lyase; amino-acid sequence: MVSVFIIYETLRMNPPVPLQFGRARKDFRLTSHDSVYDVKKGELLCGFQKLVMRDSLIFDEPDLFKPDRFTKEKGAQLLDYLYWSNGPQSGSPTLSNKQCAGKDVVALTAALLVAHLFRRYDSITGDSSSITALQKSK
- the LOC108342044 gene encoding uncharacterized protein LOC108342044 — encoded protein: MWYGEFVREMGLNCGGVVVRFGLWVAALSIAGYIVGPPLYWHLVELLNHSSSSSCTPCVCDCSSQPIISIPQSLSNSSFEDCAKHDPKVDGDTENNVAELLSEELNLRETEALKNQRRADMGLLESKKIASQYQKEADKCNSGMETCEEAREKAEMALVAQKNLSALWELRARHKGWQEGLAKSNSRSKGKLHSA
- the LOC108341997 gene encoding pentatricopeptide repeat-containing protein At2g01860; the encoded protein is MYCTFSFPCVYFIPVGRICCNYRRVTLAAHSKRRRPPPKDNRYRPYPKQPPDFGVNLFLKKPSTTSKPTEDDFDINEENDEEEDENIGVVWESDELEAISSLFQGRIPQKPGKLHRERPLPLPAPYKLRPLGLPKPKTQVKLTAPAVVSSRASMAKKVYKSPSFLVGLAREMSRLGPAEDVSKVLGKWVQFLRKGSLSLTIRELGHMGFPERALQTFLWAQNQPHLFPDDWILASTVEVLARNHELRIPFNIDQYTGLASRAVLEAMIKGFIKGGNLRLAWKVLIVARRDKRMLDSSIYAKLILELGKNPDRHRHVLPLLDELGEREELNLSQQDCTAIMKVCVKMEKFEVVESLFSWFKQSSYQPSIVMFTSVIHSRYTEKKYREALAVVWEMESSNCLFNLPAYRAVIKLFVALNDLSRAMRYFSKLKEAGFSPTFGLYKDMLQIYMASGRTAKCIEICKEAEIAGFNLDKYLVIN